The nucleotide sequence TGGGAGGATTGAAGAAGAAGCATTGAGTGTTATAGATGCTTCTGGTTTTTCCGTATCTCCAGGTTTTATAGATTTACATACTCATAGTGATTTATCTTTTTTAATAGACCCCTTGGCAGATAGCAAATTGAGACAAGGATGTACTTTTGAACTTATTGGGAATTGTGGCCGTAGTGATGGAGGTCCTCTATTTGGTGAAGGATTTGATCTTACAAATGAGAGACTTGAAACACTAAATTTCACTCCAAAATTTAGTTTATCTGGAAACTATGGTGATTATCTTAATATACTTGAAGAAAATGGTACGTTAATTAATATAGCAGGCCAAATTGGACATGGCACTTTGAGAACAAGTGTTATAGGCTCGGGAGATATTAACCCAACACTTGAAGAATTAGATAATATGATATCACTGCTAGATGAGTGTTTAGATCAAGGTGCTTTGGGCTTTTCTACAGGCCTTTATTACGCTCCAGGAAATTATTCACGTACAGAAGAAATAATAAAATTATGTAATGTCGCTTCAAAAAAAAATAAGCTATATTCAACTCATATGAGGGATGAAAGCGATTATTCTATAGGTCTCCGTGGTGCGTTAGAAGAAACTATGAGTATAGCCCAAATATCTGGAGTTAAAACACAAGTATCTCATTTGAAATGTATTGGCCCTGTAACTTGGGGTCAAGCAGACACTCTTTTATCAAGAATTGATGAGATGAGACGAGATGGATATGATGTGATTGCTGATCAATACCCATATACGGGTAGCAGCACTATGTTGGCTGGAGCTGTTTTCCCCAGATGGGTACAGGCAGGAGGGAGATCAGAAGCTCTTCAAAGAATAGAAGATCCGAATTTGTACGATAGATTGAAAAAAGATATATCTAGGAATTTCTATAGAAGAGGTGGAGCTGCTGCTATTAGTATTGCACAATGCCCAGATAACCGAGAATTTGATGGATTAAATTTAGAAGAAATATCAGATGTCATGAATTGTGATCCAGAAGATGCTGCAATCACTCTCTACAGAGGTGGAACCGTTCACGTTATAGCTCACTCTTTAAAACAAGATGATGTAGATAAAATTGCATGTCATCCTTATGTATGTGTTGGAAGCGATGGGAGCTCTATTCGTACGGAAGGTGCTTTATCTGTTGGGTCACCTCATCCAAGAAGTTATGGAACATTCCCAAGATTTATCAAGCAATATGTTAGAGAGAAAAAAATGTTATCAATGCAGGAAGCTATTCGTAAAATGACATCATTGCCTGCAAGTAGACTTGATTTAAAAAGACGTGGTTCTTTGCAAGTTAATAATTGGGCTGATATAGTAATTTTTGATTCAGAAAGTATAGATGATAAATCAACATTTGCTAATCCACATCAATATTCTGTTGGCATTAAATCTGTTTTGGTAAATGGGTGTTTGGCTTACAACGAAAATATAGTAAACACTGAACATCATGGTAAAATTATAAGAGATAATAATGATTAATATAGGTATTAATTAATGAGTCTATCATTTGAAATTGGAGATGAATATAGTCCTAGAGGCCACGCAATTATTTACTACACATCAGGAAGTAAATATTTTATGGCGTATATAGTTATTATTCCAATATCTTTTGATTTTACCAAATTTATGCCTCCAGTAATTTCTTCTCAAATCAATGCAGAAGATATGGCGGGATTTTCTGCTTTTGCACTACCTCCGGTTCCTGAAGAAATACCAGATGGATATGATTTCATAAAAGATTTAGCTACCAGTAGAAATGATGATTTAATTTATGGAGGAACATTTAATGAATCTAATTTAATTGAGTCTGCTCAATCTGTAAACAATCAGGTAGAAAATTATTCTGAACTATATAAAAATTCACAAAACTCTAATCATAAACCTATATCTGAAAGTTCAGATGATTTAAATGTTCAAAATGTTATGTTGTCGTTGATGTCTGAGAAAGACAAATTGGGAGAAATATCAAAATTGATAGGCAAATTACAGTTTGCGGTAGAAGGAAAAGATTTAGACCAAGTTCAAGAAACAGAAGTGGAAATTAAAAATATTTCTTCTTTTTTTACTGAAGAGTACAAAATAGGAGCTATTTTGCAACTTGTCAAAAATAACTCATTAAATTCAAATAAACTTATTCAACTTTATATAGAGAGATGTTATAAACTTGCAGATAATGATGCAGATGCGGTAAGTCTACTTGATAGAGAAATAGACGAGATAAATTAACTTCTCATAGATTCATATGATTTAGCAAAACTAATAATTCTTCTTCCTTGATTTGTTGTACTTTGTTTTGCTAATTTACCTGCTTTTTTATAATATTTTGTAGCATCTTTGTTTT is from SAR202 cluster bacterium and encodes:
- a CDS encoding D-aminoacylase, whose product is MKEIIMYEIVIRNGYIYDGLGSNPYVADIAISNGIIVAIGRIEEEALSVIDASGFSVSPGFIDLHTHSDLSFLIDPLADSKLRQGCTFELIGNCGRSDGGPLFGEGFDLTNERLETLNFTPKFSLSGNYGDYLNILEENGTLINIAGQIGHGTLRTSVIGSGDINPTLEELDNMISLLDECLDQGALGFSTGLYYAPGNYSRTEEIIKLCNVASKKNKLYSTHMRDESDYSIGLRGALEETMSIAQISGVKTQVSHLKCIGPVTWGQADTLLSRIDEMRRDGYDVIADQYPYTGSSTMLAGAVFPRWVQAGGRSEALQRIEDPNLYDRLKKDISRNFYRRGGAAAISIAQCPDNREFDGLNLEEISDVMNCDPEDAAITLYRGGTVHVIAHSLKQDDVDKIACHPYVCVGSDGSSIRTEGALSVGSPHPRSYGTFPRFIKQYVREKKMLSMQEAIRKMTSLPASRLDLKRRGSLQVNNWADIVIFDSESIDDKSTFANPHQYSVGIKSVLVNGCLAYNENIVNTEHHGKIIRDNND